One Polaribacter sp. SA4-12 genomic window carries:
- the hxpB gene encoding hexitol phosphatase HxpB, whose amino-acid sequence MVLNTFIFDMDGVIIDSEPFWRQAQINILLKYNTPITVADCIQYTMGKRIDDVALTWCQLHSLKVSPQLLEQEIITAVASLINEKGNAKTGLYELLDFLKENNYQIALATSSSPQIIKAVFNRLSIAHYFDVVCSADNEVYGKPHPAVYLKVAKKLGVQPSNCLVLEDSVTGLIAAKAASMKTIVIPEDKTDARFSLADTVLTSMLEVVEYLKAH is encoded by the coding sequence ATGGTTCTAAACACCTTTATTTTTGATATGGATGGTGTTATTATTGACTCTGAACCTTTTTGGAGACAAGCACAAATTAACATCTTATTAAAATACAATACACCGATTACTGTAGCAGATTGTATACAATATACAATGGGGAAAAGAATTGATGATGTTGCACTTACTTGGTGTCAATTACATTCGTTAAAAGTTTCTCCACAATTATTAGAGCAAGAAATTATTACTGCAGTTGCAAGTTTAATTAATGAAAAAGGGAACGCTAAAACAGGCTTGTATGAATTGTTAGATTTTTTAAAAGAAAACAACTATCAGATTGCTTTAGCTACCTCATCTAGTCCACAAATTATTAAAGCTGTTTTTAATAGATTGTCTATAGCGCATTATTTTGATGTTGTTTGTAGTGCCGATAATGAAGTTTATGGGAAACCTCATCCTGCAGTGTATTTAAAAGTTGCTAAAAAACTAGGCGTACAACCTAGTAATTGTTTGGTGCTAGAAGATAGTGTTACAGGTTTAATTGCTGCAAAAGCTGCTTCTATGAAAACAATTGTAATTCCGGAAGATAAAACAGATGCTCGGTTTTCTTTGGCAGATACTGTTTTGACTTCTATGTTAGAAGTTGTTGAATATTTAAAGGCTCAT
- a CDS encoding alpha/beta fold hydrolase → MLEKLISRNNITIHGDGNKSMLFVHGYGCDQNMWRFITPQFKKDYKIILIDLVGSGKSDENAYDFDKYSSLDGYADDIVEICDALDLKNLTFVGHSVSAMIGVLANLKRPAIFEKLIMIGPSPRYINDNNYYGGFSQNDIDELIATLESNYLGWSSAMAPAIMGNDEKPELAEELEQSFCQTNPEIAKHFAKVTFLGDNRSDLDKLTTDTLILQCNSDVIASIEVGQYVHKHVSNSKFVLLDATGHCPHLSAPNQTIEAMKSYLI, encoded by the coding sequence ATGTTAGAAAAATTAATTTCAAGAAATAATATAACAATTCATGGTGATGGTAACAAATCGATGTTATTTGTTCATGGTTATGGATGCGATCAGAATATGTGGCGGTTTATTACTCCCCAATTTAAAAAGGATTACAAAATAATTCTTATTGATCTTGTTGGTTCAGGGAAATCTGATGAAAATGCGTATGATTTTGATAAATATAGTTCGCTAGATGGTTATGCAGACGACATCGTTGAAATTTGTGATGCCTTAGATTTAAAGAATCTAACTTTTGTTGGACATTCTGTAAGTGCAATGATAGGCGTACTTGCTAATTTAAAAAGACCTGCTATTTTCGAAAAATTAATTATGATTGGTCCATCTCCAAGATACATTAATGATAATAATTATTATGGAGGTTTTTCTCAAAATGATATTGATGAGCTTATAGCTACTTTAGAATCTAACTACTTAGGTTGGTCTAGTGCTATGGCACCTGCTATTATGGGGAATGATGAAAAACCAGAACTAGCAGAAGAATTAGAACAAAGTTTTTGTCAAACCAATCCTGAAATAGCAAAGCACTTCGCAAAAGTTACTTTCTTAGGAGATAACAGAAGTGACCTTGATAAACTTACTACAGATACTCTTATATTACAATGCAACTCAGATGTTATAGCATCAATAGAAGTAGGGCAGTATGTACATAAACATGTTTCTAATAGTAAATTTGTTTTATTAGACGCAACAGGTCATTGTCCACACCTTAGTGCTCCTAACCAAACGATCGAAGCAATGAAAAGCTATTTAATATAA